One genomic segment of Virgibacillus doumboii includes these proteins:
- a CDS encoding M16 family metallopeptidase: MIEKHTTENGLRIVSENIPSVRSVTIGIWVLTGSRNESEQNNGISHFLEHMFFKGTKTRSPQDIAEAFDAIGGQVNAFTSKEYTCFYAKVIDTHKEYALEILADMFFNSSFDEEEMEREKKVVLEEIKMYEDTPDDIVHDILARASYGEHPLGYPILGTEEHLKSFKPDTLRNYIKDRYTPENVVVSVAGNVDDSFIRTVEGYFGNFESKPEETDIKKPVFLAKNIERNKDTEQAHLCLGYNGLPVGDEYTYSLTIMNNVLGGSMSSRLFQEVREKQGLAYAVFSYHSSFLDSGLLTIYAGTGKEQLPLLQDTINQTVDELISKGLTDKELKNSKEQLKGNLMLSLESTSSRMSRNGRNELLLKRHRTLDEMVQEIDAVNHEKIQHVIEALFEQSPSSALIAPEITS, translated from the coding sequence TTGATAGAAAAACATACGACCGAAAATGGACTTCGAATTGTATCAGAAAATATACCATCAGTACGTTCTGTTACGATCGGTATCTGGGTATTAACCGGTTCAAGAAATGAATCAGAACAGAATAATGGGATTTCCCATTTTCTTGAGCATATGTTTTTTAAAGGAACCAAAACACGGTCACCTCAGGATATTGCCGAAGCATTTGATGCAATAGGCGGACAGGTTAATGCGTTTACATCAAAAGAATACACATGTTTTTATGCGAAAGTAATCGACACACATAAAGAATATGCACTGGAAATATTGGCAGATATGTTTTTTAATTCTTCGTTTGATGAGGAAGAAATGGAACGCGAGAAAAAAGTTGTTCTGGAAGAAATCAAAATGTATGAAGATACTCCGGATGATATCGTACATGATATTCTGGCACGGGCTTCATACGGGGAACATCCACTGGGTTATCCGATTTTAGGTACCGAAGAACATCTGAAATCGTTTAAACCTGATACACTAAGAAATTATATAAAGGACCGTTACACACCGGAAAATGTAGTTGTCTCTGTAGCCGGTAATGTGGACGATTCTTTTATCCGTACTGTTGAAGGTTATTTTGGCAACTTTGAATCAAAACCTGAAGAGACAGATATTAAAAAACCAGTATTTTTGGCAAAAAATATCGAAAGAAATAAAGATACCGAACAGGCGCATCTATGTTTGGGATACAATGGTCTTCCGGTAGGCGATGAATATACGTACAGTTTAACAATAATGAATAATGTTCTTGGAGGAAGTATGAGTTCAAGACTCTTCCAGGAGGTCAGGGAAAAGCAGGGCTTAGCCTACGCTGTATTTTCGTACCATTCGTCATTTTTGGATAGTGGGTTGCTTACAATCTATGCCGGTACCGGAAAAGAACAGCTTCCATTATTGCAGGATACGATTAACCAGACAGTGGATGAGCTGATCAGCAAAGGGTTAACTGACAAGGAACTCAAAAACAGTAAAGAACAGTTAAAAGGGAATCTCATGCTGAGTCTAGAGAGCACGAGCAGTCGTATGAGCCGAAATGGAAGAAACGAATTACTGTTGAAGCGCCACCGGACGTTGGATGAAATGGTACAGGAGATCGATGCGGTGAACCATGAGAAGATACAGCATGTTATTGAGGCACTTTTTGAGCAATCGCCATCCAGTGCTTTGATTGCCCCTGAGATTACTTCCTGA
- a CDS encoding polysaccharide deacetylase family protein: MSRYRSVVHFCVFVIIVAVAFGDEYNPFKINEAETFSYAVNDVTMTKDSLYQKIQKKKSNYEKPPQNAVIDKVWKKMPGLNGIKVDVEKSYEQMKKGDTFDETLLVYEQVPPEISLNELPPAPIYRGHPDKDMVALIINVSWGTEYIPSILNILKEHNVKATFFIEGKWAKENADYVKMIDEQGHVIGNHAYNHPDMGRLSGKEIREQINQTNEILEAIIDKRPKWFAPPSGSFNDQVVKTADDLNLETILWSVDTIDWKNPSVSVMMNRVVSNIHPGATVLMHPTSSIVQGLDSLIVNIKEQGYKIGTIASLMSEER, from the coding sequence ATGTCCCGTTATCGTTCAGTAGTTCACTTCTGTGTATTTGTTATTATTGTTGCAGTGGCTTTTGGTGATGAGTATAATCCATTTAAAATAAATGAAGCAGAAACATTTTCATATGCCGTAAATGATGTAACCATGACTAAAGATTCGTTATATCAAAAGATACAGAAGAAAAAATCAAACTATGAGAAGCCTCCTCAAAATGCAGTTATTGATAAGGTATGGAAGAAAATGCCTGGTCTGAACGGGATAAAAGTTGATGTGGAAAAATCATATGAACAAATGAAAAAAGGAGATACGTTTGATGAAACGTTACTTGTATATGAGCAGGTTCCGCCGGAAATTTCGCTAAACGAATTACCTCCTGCACCTATTTATCGTGGACATCCCGATAAAGATATGGTCGCACTTATAATCAATGTATCCTGGGGTACAGAGTACATCCCTTCCATATTAAACATATTAAAAGAGCATAATGTTAAAGCAACTTTTTTCATAGAAGGAAAATGGGCAAAGGAAAATGCTGATTATGTAAAAATGATTGATGAGCAGGGACATGTTATAGGCAATCACGCATATAACCATCCTGATATGGGCCGTTTGTCCGGAAAGGAAATCAGGGAACAAATTAACCAGACAAATGAAATTCTTGAAGCTATTATTGACAAAAGACCAAAATGGTTTGCTCCTCCGAGTGGCAGTTTTAATGATCAGGTTGTTAAAACGGCAGATGACTTGAACTTGGAAACGATACTGTGGAGTGTGGATACGATTGATTGGAAGAATCCGTCAGTATCTGTTATGATGAACCGAGTAGTCAGCAACATTCACCCTGGTGCAACCGTATTGATGCACCCAACATCTTCAATCGTTCAAGGGCTTGATTCGTTGATTGTAAATATAAAGGAACAAGGTTATAAAATTGGAACCATTGCTTCGTTAATGAGTGAAGAAAGATAG
- the pnp gene encoding polyribonucleotide nucleotidyltransferase: MTEGKREFSTEIAGKKFIVETGELAKQANGACMIRYGDTSVLSVATASNEPKDLPFFPLTVNYEERLYAVGKIPGGFIKREGRPSEKATLTSRLIDRPIRPLFPDGYRNEVQVISTVMSVDQDCSSEIAAMIGSSIALTISDIPFSEPIAGVDVGRIEGEFVINPTIEQQQKSDIELTVAGTKEAINMVEAGAQEVPEDVMLEAIMFGHKEIIRLVEFQEEILEAVGVEKADVKLLEADPDIAAKVESEAREKLLEAIRVEEKHAREEAISNVKDDVLAQYEEEDEGIIKSVKSTLDKMVKEEVRRLITKEKVRPDGRKVDEIRQLSNRIGVLPRTHGSGLFTRGQTQALSVCTLGALGDVQILDGLDLEESKRFMHHYNFPQYSVGETGPIRGPGRREIGHGALGERALEKVVPSEKDFPYTIRLVSEVLESNGSTSQASICASTLAMMDAGIPIKAPVAGIAMGLVKSGDDYTILTDIQGMEDALGDMDFKVAGTEKGVTALQMDIKIEGLSKEILEEALTQAKKGRMQILDSMLATIKEPKAELSEYAPKILTMSINPDKIRDVIGPSGKQINQIIDETGVKIDIEQDGSVFISSTDASMNDKAKQIIEDLVREVEVGQMYLGTVKRIEKFGAFVELFKGKDGLVHISELAEERTNKVEDVVSIGDQIMVKVKEIDRQGRVNLSRKAVLKEEKEKSEKSRT; this comes from the coding sequence ATGACAGAAGGAAAACGAGAGTTCTCCACGGAAATTGCCGGTAAAAAATTTATCGTTGAGACAGGAGAACTTGCAAAACAAGCGAATGGAGCATGTATGATTCGCTACGGGGATACATCCGTATTGTCTGTAGCTACTGCATCCAATGAACCAAAAGATTTACCGTTTTTCCCGTTAACTGTAAATTACGAAGAACGATTATACGCAGTAGGGAAAATACCTGGAGGTTTCATTAAACGGGAGGGCCGTCCAAGTGAGAAGGCTACGTTGACTTCGCGTTTAATTGACCGACCGATAAGACCGCTTTTCCCTGACGGCTACAGAAATGAGGTGCAAGTCATCAGTACCGTTATGAGTGTTGATCAAGACTGTTCTTCGGAAATTGCTGCGATGATAGGTTCTTCGATTGCACTTACTATTTCCGATATTCCATTTTCCGAGCCAATTGCCGGTGTTGATGTTGGACGGATTGAAGGCGAGTTTGTAATTAATCCAACGATTGAACAACAGCAGAAAAGTGATATTGAACTGACAGTGGCTGGGACAAAAGAAGCTATAAACATGGTCGAAGCAGGAGCACAGGAAGTTCCTGAAGATGTTATGCTCGAGGCTATTATGTTTGGACATAAGGAAATTATTCGTCTTGTTGAATTTCAGGAAGAAATTTTAGAGGCTGTTGGTGTGGAAAAAGCAGATGTTAAATTACTTGAAGCGGATCCTGACATAGCTGCAAAAGTGGAATCTGAAGCCCGTGAAAAATTACTGGAAGCAATCCGGGTAGAAGAAAAACATGCAAGGGAAGAAGCAATAAGTAATGTGAAAGATGATGTATTGGCGCAATATGAAGAGGAAGACGAAGGTATTATCAAAAGTGTAAAATCGACACTTGATAAAATGGTAAAAGAAGAAGTACGCCGTTTAATCACAAAGGAGAAAGTTCGCCCTGATGGTCGTAAAGTTGATGAAATTCGTCAATTGTCCAACAGAATAGGAGTCCTTCCGAGAACGCATGGTTCAGGCTTGTTTACACGTGGACAAACCCAGGCATTAAGTGTTTGTACACTGGGTGCGTTAGGTGATGTCCAAATTCTGGATGGACTTGACCTCGAAGAATCCAAACGGTTTATGCATCATTACAACTTCCCGCAATATAGCGTAGGTGAAACTGGACCAATCAGAGGACCTGGACGTCGTGAAATTGGACATGGTGCATTGGGTGAACGTGCTTTGGAAAAAGTAGTTCCATCAGAAAAAGATTTTCCTTATACGATAAGGCTTGTATCTGAAGTGTTGGAATCAAATGGTTCAACGTCACAGGCAAGTATTTGTGCAAGTACTTTGGCAATGATGGATGCAGGTATTCCTATTAAAGCCCCTGTAGCAGGTATTGCGATGGGACTTGTCAAGTCAGGCGATGACTACACTATACTGACAGACATACAAGGTATGGAAGATGCACTTGGCGATATGGACTTTAAAGTAGCCGGAACTGAAAAAGGCGTTACCGCATTACAAATGGATATAAAAATCGAAGGTCTATCAAAAGAAATATTGGAAGAAGCATTAACACAAGCTAAAAAAGGACGGATGCAGATTCTGGATTCGATGCTGGCAACAATTAAAGAGCCAAAAGCGGAACTATCCGAATACGCACCAAAAATCCTGACAATGAGTATCAATCCGGATAAGATACGTGATGTTATTGGACCAAGCGGTAAACAAATAAATCAAATTATTGATGAAACCGGTGTAAAAATTGATATTGAGCAGGATGGAAGTGTATTTATTTCATCCACTGATGCATCAATGAATGATAAAGCCAAGCAGATTATAGAGGATCTCGTGCGTGAAGTAGAAGTTGGACAAATGTACCTTGGTACAGTAAAACGAATTGAAAAATTCGGTGCATTTGTTGAATTATTTAAAGGAAAAGATGGATTGGTCCACATATCCGAGTTGGCTGAAGAGCGAACCAATAAAGTGGAAGATGTTGTTTCCATTGGTGATCAAATCATGGTTAAGGTAAAAGAAATTGATCGCCAGGGCCGCGTAAATCTTTCCAGAAAAGCAGTACTAAAAGAGGAAAAAGAAAAAAGTGAAAAATCGAGAACTTAA
- the rpsO gene encoding 30S ribosomal protein S15 — MAITKDRKNEIISEYKVHDNDTGSPEVQIAVLTEEITALNEHLRVHKKDHHSRRGLLKMVGKRRNLLNYLRNKDVTRYRELIKKLGLRR; from the coding sequence ATGGCAATCACAAAAGATCGTAAGAATGAAATCATCAGTGAATACAAGGTCCATGATAATGATACTGGTTCTCCAGAAGTACAGATCGCTGTACTTACTGAAGAAATCACAGCATTAAACGAACATTTGCGTGTTCATAAAAAAGACCACCATTCACGTCGTGGCCTTTTGAAAATGGTTGGTAAACGTCGTAATTTGCTTAATTATTTACGTAATAAAGATGTTACACGCTACCGTGAACTAATTAAAAAACTTGGCCTACGCCGATAA
- the ribF gene encoding riboflavin biosynthesis protein RibF produces the protein MRTIELTYPHSLLLDDLPETVAAIGFFDGIHKGHQKVIKTAVSKAKEDNMESAVITFHPHPSVVLKKDTQHVKYITPLRQKQEILQKLDVDRLYIITFNKELSSLEPQQFIDHFIIGLKIKHLVAGFDFSYGHKGKGNMEVIKDHARGSFEYTTIGKVEMDDVKISSTKIREFLQNGKVEQANQFLGRALTVHGIVVEGDKRGRKIGYPTANIEVNPDALLPKPGIYAVKVLYKNEVYEGMASLGYNPTFTPERNNLSAEVNIFDYNNDLYGEELQVEWHRYIRDEVKFNSAEELIDQIADDEKRIRNYFYN, from the coding sequence TTGCGAACAATTGAACTGACATATCCTCATTCATTGCTATTGGATGACCTCCCTGAAACTGTTGCAGCTATCGGCTTCTTTGATGGTATTCATAAAGGACATCAGAAGGTTATTAAAACAGCTGTATCAAAGGCAAAGGAAGATAATATGGAAAGCGCCGTTATTACTTTCCATCCACACCCATCCGTTGTATTAAAAAAGGATACACAACACGTAAAGTATATTACACCATTACGTCAGAAGCAGGAGATTTTGCAGAAACTTGATGTTGATCGGCTTTACATTATCACATTTAATAAGGAACTATCGTCACTAGAGCCGCAGCAATTTATCGATCATTTTATTATCGGTTTGAAAATCAAACATTTGGTTGCTGGATTTGATTTTTCGTATGGCCACAAAGGAAAAGGTAATATGGAAGTCATTAAAGACCATGCCAGAGGGTCATTTGAGTATACAACAATCGGAAAAGTGGAAATGGATGATGTGAAAATAAGCTCTACAAAAATAAGGGAATTTCTTCAAAACGGTAAAGTTGAGCAAGCTAATCAATTTTTAGGAAGAGCCCTTACCGTTCATGGCATTGTTGTTGAAGGTGATAAACGCGGCCGAAAAATTGGTTACCCTACTGCGAATATCGAGGTAAACCCCGATGCATTGCTTCCAAAGCCAGGGATTTATGCAGTTAAAGTACTGTATAAGAATGAAGTCTATGAAGGGATGGCCAGTTTGGGATATAATCCGACATTTACACCTGAAAGAAATAATCTGTCTGCAGAGGTTAATATTTTTGACTATAACAATGATTTGTACGGTGAAGAGCTGCAGGTTGAATGGCACCGGTATATTCGGGATGAGGTCAAATTTAATAGTGCAGAAGAACTTATTGATCAAATAGCGGATGATGAAAAACGCATTCGAAATTACTTCTACAATTAA
- the truB gene encoding tRNA pseudouridine(55) synthase TruB — protein sequence MNGILPLWKPQGMTSHDCVMKIRKLFHVKKVGHTGTLDPEVEGVLPVCVGQATKIVPFLTDTKKTYIAELKLGIATETEDSYGAIIQEQKVANFPSQQSIENVLQLFRGKIIQIPPMYSAVKVNGRRLYEYARVNEYVKRPERQVEIYQLELTGYSNRNGSISVRVVCSKGTYIRTLCVDIGRSFGYPAHMSELKRIETGTIKQKDTVTFSDIEEALESNSHDQLLLPIACGLSHLEHLYVDENTRMRVLNGQKLSKPESVPENEPFAIMVQNRVLAIYQIHPEKPDLIKPVRVFNE from the coding sequence ATGAATGGTATATTACCTTTATGGAAACCACAAGGTATGACATCACACGATTGTGTAATGAAAATAAGGAAATTATTTCATGTTAAAAAGGTGGGGCATACCGGAACACTGGACCCTGAAGTAGAAGGGGTGTTACCTGTTTGTGTTGGACAAGCAACTAAAATAGTACCTTTTTTAACGGACACCAAAAAGACTTACATAGCAGAACTAAAGCTTGGAATTGCAACAGAAACGGAAGATAGTTATGGAGCCATAATCCAAGAGCAAAAGGTAGCAAATTTTCCATCTCAACAGTCTATTGAAAACGTGTTACAATTATTCAGAGGGAAGATAATACAAATTCCGCCCATGTATTCTGCAGTTAAAGTAAACGGCAGAAGATTATATGAATATGCACGGGTAAATGAGTATGTGAAACGACCGGAAAGACAGGTGGAAATTTACCAGCTTGAACTAACAGGGTATTCGAATCGAAATGGTAGTATTTCTGTGAGAGTTGTCTGTTCAAAAGGTACATATATTCGAACGTTGTGTGTGGATATCGGTAGAAGCTTCGGGTATCCCGCACATATGTCAGAATTAAAACGAATCGAAACAGGAACAATTAAGCAGAAAGACACGGTAACATTCAGTGACATAGAAGAGGCACTTGAATCAAACAGCCATGATCAGCTGCTGCTTCCTATTGCATGCGGTCTGAGTCACCTGGAGCATCTTTATGTTGATGAAAATACCAGAATGCGGGTGCTAAACGGTCAAAAGCTGTCAAAGCCTGAAAGCGTTCCGGAAAATGAACCTTTCGCGATTATGGTTCAAAACCGAGTGTTGGCAATTTATCAAATACATCCTGAAAAACCTGATCTAATAAAACCAGTTCGTGTATTTAATGAGTAA
- the rbfA gene encoding 30S ribosome-binding factor RbfA translates to MGDIRSNRVAEQMKKELGELLSQKIKDPRVGFVTVTDVEVTGDLQQAKVFISVLGDEEEKHDTLIGLAKAKGFIRSEIGKRIRLRKTPEITFEFDEALEHGNRIETILRDLNNK, encoded by the coding sequence ATGGGTGACATTCGTTCAAATCGCGTAGCAGAGCAAATGAAAAAAGAATTGGGTGAACTCTTAAGTCAAAAAATTAAAGATCCACGTGTCGGGTTCGTAACAGTTACAGATGTAGAAGTAACCGGTGATTTGCAGCAGGCTAAAGTATTCATTTCCGTACTCGGTGATGAAGAGGAAAAACATGATACGTTAATTGGTCTGGCCAAAGCAAAAGGATTTATCCGTTCTGAAATCGGAAAACGCATCCGGCTACGCAAAACACCTGAAATTACGTTCGAATTTGATGAAGCTCTGGAACATGGAAACCGTATTGAAACAATTCTTCGCGATTTAAATAACAAATGA
- a CDS encoding DUF503 domain-containing protein, producing the protein MIVYAEVECMLYEGHSLKQKRSVIKRLMAKLRKELNVAVTELDYHELWQRTKLGIVTVSNEKIHAEQVIQEVMRIIDTFDELERTITNVEEI; encoded by the coding sequence ATGATTGTATATGCTGAAGTAGAATGCATGCTTTATGAGGGTCATTCACTTAAGCAAAAACGTTCCGTAATTAAGCGGCTAATGGCAAAATTACGGAAAGAATTGAACGTTGCAGTTACCGAGCTGGATTATCATGAACTGTGGCAGCGGACAAAACTTGGAATCGTAACGGTTTCCAACGAAAAAATACATGCTGAGCAGGTAATTCAGGAAGTTATGCGGATAATTGACACTTTCGATGAACTTGAACGCACAATTACCAATGTTGAAGAAATTTAG